The Kluyvera intermedia genome includes the window CCCCATCAGTACCACGCCCCAAAGTCTCAACAGTAGCCCCACATTACCGAGGGTAGGTTTTTGCATGACGGGTAATACGGCGGTTACGGTGTTTTCAGTAAACAGCTGCTGGCGGGCCATAATGACGATAATAAAACCAAAGGTGTAACCAAGATTTTCCAGCAAAAAACCGCCGGGCACGCCTTCTAGTTGGACGTGAAAAATACCCTTTGCTAGCAATGAGGCTCCCATGGAGAGACCCGCGGCGATGGCTGACCATAGCAGCGCCATGGCATCACGCTCCATCTCCTTTTCACCTTCCTGGCGTATGTGTTCATGAATCGCCATCGCACGGGAGGGGAGTCGGTCTTCATCAACCTCTATTTTCTCGCCAGTCTTTTTTTCTTCGCTCTCAACTTCTATTTCGTCGCTGTGACGGTCTATCTTCTCTTTATTGAGATTATCCATTGCTGATCACCTGAAATAAGCACGTATAGCTTAAGCGTAGCGGCTTATGCCTGTCTTACAGGTAGAGATATTCTTAAATAGCTAAAATCGCCACGTAGATTATCTTCTATTCGTTAGAATAGAAGCGCCACGGTGCTGGCGTTACCAGGCTATGATCAAATCAACGAAATTGGCTATATAGACATCGTTCTATGGGCTGTTACAATCGCTCACATCTAAACAGGCGGATACGCGAGCGTACCGTCATGGATGGCAATCAGCGATAGCCATAATTAACAGGGAGACATTTATGAAGCTTCGCCTGTCGGCGCTTGCGCTGGGTACCACTCTGCTGGTGGGCTGTGCGAGTTCCGGAACAGAACAGCAGGGACGTTCAGACCCATTTGAAGGATTTAACCGCACGATGTACAGCTTCAACTTTGATGTGTTGGATCCGTACATTGTTCGCCCGGTCGCCGTGGCGTGGCGTGATTATGTACCGCAGCCAGCGCGTAATGGTCTGGGCAACTTTACCAGCAACCTGGAAGAACCTGCGGTAATGGTCAACTCCTTCCTGCAGGGCGACCCGTATCAGGGGATGGTTCACTTTACCCGTTTCTTCCTGAACACCGTTCTGGGTATGGGCGGCTTTATTGATGTAGCCGGTATGGCTAACCCTAAATTGCAACGCGTCCAGCCGCATCGCTTTGGCAGCACGTTGGGGCATTATGGCGTCGGTTATGGCCCGTATCTGCAACTTCCGTTCTACGGCAGCTTCACGCTGCGTGAGGACGGCGGTGATATGGCTGATACAACCTATCCGGTACTCTCCTGGCTGACATGGCCGATGTCGATTGGTAAGTGGATGGTCGAAGGTGTGGAAACGCGCGCCCAGTTGCTTGACTCGGATGGCTTGTTACGCCAGTCTTCGGATCCTTACATTCTGGTACGCGAAGCTTACTTCCAGCAACATGACTTTATTGCTAACGGCGGCAAGCTGAAACCGGAAGAGAACCCGAACGCGCAGGCGATTGAAGGCGATCTGAAGGATATTGATTCGGAGTAACGAATCTGCGGCAATAAAAAAGGGTGAACATCATGTTCACCCTTTTTTGTATTGGCAGACTATCAGAAGCGATAGTTGAAGTTAGTCCCGAACAGCCAGGCTTTACCTGTTGATTTGAAGGTGTAATTACCTTCCTGAATGGTGACGTTTTGCCCATGCATATAGGAAGCACCTACGTCGATAGACGCATCTTCGTTAAACGCATAGGTGGTACCGGCGCTCAGCCAGAAACGGTCCTGGTCCGGAATGGAGATAGAGCGGTTGTCAGCTGGAACCGGGCTATCATCGAACGCAATACCGGTACGGAAGGTCCAGTTTTTATCGTGATAATAGGTGGTACCCAGTGCGATGCGATAAGCATCTTTGAAGCCTTCTTCCTTATAGAACAGTTGCTGACCGTTTGAACCGGTCGCTTTCAGCTCCTGGAACTGACTCCAGCTGGTGTAGGCGATACTGTAGTGGATAGCCCACTGTGGATCGACTTTGTTATAACCGGAAATTTCCCACATTTCAGGCAGATTCAGCGTCAAAGAACCTGGGACGGTGGCACCGCCGG containing:
- the mlaA gene encoding phospholipid-binding lipoprotein MlaA is translated as MKLRLSALALGTTLLVGCASSGTEQQGRSDPFEGFNRTMYSFNFDVLDPYIVRPVAVAWRDYVPQPARNGLGNFTSNLEEPAVMVNSFLQGDPYQGMVHFTRFFLNTVLGMGGFIDVAGMANPKLQRVQPHRFGSTLGHYGVGYGPYLQLPFYGSFTLREDGGDMADTTYPVLSWLTWPMSIGKWMVEGVETRAQLLDSDGLLRQSSDPYILVREAYFQQHDFIANGGKLKPEENPNAQAIEGDLKDIDSE